Below is a genomic region from Sander vitreus isolate 19-12246 chromosome 15, sanVit1, whole genome shotgun sequence.
ACTCTGTTCGCCAATCAAATCTTGCGTATGCAGGCAGATCTTTCATTTAAGCCTGTATTTTAAATTCTCGTAGGAGCTCACACAAGTGAGTGTATGCTGGGGTAAAAGGTACATGACAAGAAGCCGGAAGTAGCCCTGTTGTAGGTTGGATGAATATTAAGTGGCCACCATGGTGATTGTCAACGTAGAGGCTGGGAGGAGCCCATTCAGTGACAAGGAAGGGAGGGCCGCTGTGAACAGGGAAAGTAGGAACAGCCAGCTGGTCTAGCACAAACCACCGTCCTCATTTGTTACATATTAATGAtaaaatcaacagaaaatgattcaccaaccattttgataatcaattactCATTCAAGTCAATGACTCATTCATATCAAGTGAGTTTTATATCTTTGACAATTGAATTATTTGAGTTTTGGGGAATtagtcaaaatgaaaaaaaggacatttaaaacACATCCCCTTGTACTTTTACCATTTTATAGGCCAAACTGTAAATCAAAAGATAAACATATTTACTCTAATTACtaatgaaaaataattgttagttgcagcattattatttaatatgaaaactctgcttttggactgttggtcggataAAACAAGTCATTTAAAGATGCCACTTTGGGCTCTAGGAAATTTTCAAgggcatttttcacttttttctgacttatAATAGACCAAGTGAATAGTGGATTAGTTTCAAGAACAATATCACAAGAATAATTGATAAGAAAATGAATTGTTAGTTGGGGCCCTAGTTCAGTTAaacaaatttacatttttatttaactttacaTAACTgactgtgcagaatgatgtgATGTTgcaaacagaaaggtctcaaaaaTCCTACTGTATTTCCAGCTGATATTTGCCTAAACAACACAAACTAATGTGACCTTGTCTGTCTACACTTGAGGGGTAACCGCCAGGCTCTGAGTAGAAATGTGTGCAATCTGCTCCTAACGAAATTCCGACCAAATTCCAGGGACCTCTAAACTCGGCCTCAGGAGCTTCATACTCTGTGGCCTAAACGTGGCTGCATTTCTTCGAAAGGAGTGCAGGAGCTGAAAGACTCTTTCATAAGAGGGCCCCGAGCCAAACAGCAGTCCATTATGGCAGCACCATCAGGGGCCGCACTCTGAGGCAAGAAAACTATCCTCGCTGAAATACACCAACAAGTGGCAGATATTTATAAAGTTAAAAGACCGTTTTGATTTTGCCAAAATCACCTTCACTGAAACTAAATTGAAAGCTTACCCCTTCGTCTCCTCTTGCCAGAACGCTCACCGTGTGTCATCTCTATCTTAAAAGCAGACCTCCACAATCAGTCCTGAGCTCTTTCTGCACACAGATATTTCATTGTGGAACCATGGCTAAGGATTGATACAATGCTTGTGAACTTTAACTAGAGTTGGAGGATTATGTTCCAGTCCAAAGGGGCAAACCGTGCAAAAGGCCGACACAATTCACTAAGTTATCATTCACTATAGCAACAAAGGGCCAGGTAAAGGTTAGGGAAACATGTTTGGCCTGCACAATAACTTCACCTGCATAAAAAAGGTGGAAAGCTGAAAATCCTGCTGGCTAAATAGAAGTTAAAAGCAAACCTGCTGTCACTACAAGGATTTGAAACATGTACATAATGGAGGTGTTTCTGTGATGCAATCAGCACTCTGAGTGCTGGTACTGGACTGAGGACTGAGATCAGCCTGATAACAACAGCAGAGCGTTTACACAGTCAACAGGGAGGCTACACAAACTCAAACTAACTTTTATTGTAGTAACATTTGTTAGGAACTGATTTAACTCCTTATGTCCAAAAATAGGTTAGGTGATTGAGATGTGAATTATTAATCGACAAGCAACTTCAGCTTCTCAAAGTGGTCCCCAACTGTTTCAAATAGTTTAAATTCAGACTGACAAAATATAAAATTTAGGGTTGGGAGATATGACAatacacttatacacacacacaacataggACATTAGAAATGTGCCATTTCTGCTATACAGTTTGTATGAGGTAGCTGTCTATTGAATATCTCTGTTTGCATGACCATATTGCAAATCAGTGAGCAAGATACAGCAATATTTGATTTACAAGTTCATGAATGATAAAGGTATTTAATTCATTGGATTAGCTAGAAGAGACACTCCACATCTAGTTATTTTATCTATAAATGTTTATCAACTTTGTTTCCAAAAGGTTTTGgtatataattatatttataaCAATATTGCAATCTAAAAGTATTTATACTCTGATAAAAGATGTTATGCATATCACCAACCAGTCATTTATTCTAGAAATTATTTGGtcaataaaatagtaaaaaatgcCCAAGGTCCAAGGTGACGTCGTAATAATCGTAATATCACAATAtgataagtgttgtcttttcctggttttaaaggctgcattacagtaaagtgatgtcattttctgaacttactacACTGTTCTagctattatttgcctttaaccacataatcattatattcacattattgatgattatttatctaaaatgtaattgtgaagatattttgtgaaagcaccaattgtcaaccctacaatatcgttgtaatatcgacattgaggtatttggtcaagaatatcgttttatctgattttcttcatatcgcccagccatACTTCTGAGTGTCTCAAAGTGGTTCTCATAGTAATTTTGGCCAATGGCATGGCATAATATACAACATGAAAGTGTACAGTGCCTCCCTGATTGCATAGGCAGTTGTGTAATTCTGAACAGAGTCCTGTCCTGACACAAGCCCCTATAAAATATAACGCCAGTGGTTTCCTGATGTGAAGAGTATCTCTGTTCTGTGCTGCCATAAAGGATGACATCTGGGGAGGTGAATTTCAAAGGAAACAGATCaaggacagagagagtgtgtgtgaggccCATAAATAGTTCACTTATTGCTGTAAGGCCCGAACCTCTGCATATCAAGACGCCACCATACATATGTGCATTAGACAAAGGACTTGATTTTGTGGTATTATCCAATGAGAATATGCTAAATAGATCCATAATATTGATATTCGAGTATTTCTCATTTAGTTTGCAGACCACTGGGACCGAATATTCCCACCTTGATCTACAGGCCTTAAATTCACTAAAGATCTGAGCAGTAGTTTAATATGGTATAATCTGTTAGTTAGAGAGTTATTTTGTGGCGATTTTAGGTCTCCCTCTACtccttcacaaacacacagacaaacatccTATCTGTATGTATCGTTATGTGTTAGCTGACCTGTCCTGCCAGCAGCGCAGAGGTTAACAAAGATGCCATCACAAATGGCTGCGTACATGAGCGATCTGAAACCTTCACCTTTTGTTTCCTACTCACCGCAGATGTTAGATGTTCAGCTCACAGTCCGTGTGGTTGTAGCTGTACCATTATTGTATCGGTCTTCGGCTCCTTTTCCTCCGTCCCCCGTTCTCCAGACAGCCGCTCATTACTTCCTGTATGTACCGATGACGACGGCAGCGTGCACTACTGCTTGTGCATGCATGGATTCGAAACGGGGTTTGTCAAACGGGGCATTCAAGTGCTGTCTGAAATTTGAGAACTACGAGCCGAGACTTTACACCAtcatttaaaatacttttattgATGCGTGGATTTAAATGTGAGACATTTTTAGGTTAAAATGTAACTTCATTAACCGAGTTGTCTTTATTTTGAAGTGGCtgtgtgcatacatacattcaaCAGAGCTTTGTGTATTTTACCCAAAACTGCATTTGCCAATGGTGAAATTGATTCCAGTTTGTTAATGCATCAAATGTGAAAAGTGGTTTTCCAATCCTCGCAAAATCTTTTcaaaatgaacattttcattCAAGAACTGACTGTATGAACTCTCTAACTCAGAAGCAATAAATGTATGCAATGTTGGTTATAGTCTAGATATGTCGAAATACACATTATCACATCTGTTTTAGATGCTCTTCTGTAAAGTATGCATGTATCATAATGTATTTACACTGCTACGGGTCTGTTTCCACAGTTTACAAGTTAATCCACATTCACCGACACAATACTCAAATATTTGCCAAGGGAGCACAGCTCTGCACAAGGTCCGGGTCTTTCTTTAGAAGAGGATATAAATGATGTGCCGACTAAGAGGTTCAAAACAAGAACAGTTTTTATTTGGCAACCCCTGTGTGATACAGAATACTGTATAAAGGCACTTTAATGGGGAATTGTTATGAAGCCATTGAGCACAACAGTGTAAGTGCAACACATGCACAGGTACAACTACAGCGCAAGAAAAGCAAGAGGAAAAAGCAATGTAGAAAAAAATGGTATGATTGTCATGTACCTGGACTGAAAGGATTAAGTAAGATAATACATCAATTTACCACATTACTGAATTCCTGAAACCAAATTGGCTGAAAGATTTGCTGAATTGGATATTTTTAACTACAGTAAGTGAACTAAAGAAAGGCACATTCAACTCCTATGGGAGGTAGCTGATACAAATCCATGGTTTGGCTACCTTAAAATAAAACCCAACACCCTTAAATACTAATACTACACAGTCATTGTGGCAGAATTggatttaaaacattaaaattaaCATTCTTAGATCAGATATTGGCAATTAATTGCCCCAAAGAAATTAATTGTGCTTTTCAGTGCATACAAGCCATTTTTCAGTGGTTGATTAGtaagaaacaaaaacagggCATTACAGTAGTTACATTGCACCTATTGATTAAGTAATGTGGGATTGTTTTGAGGTCAAAAAACAATGTACTGTATCACAAAATTGTTGAACTGCAGTATATGAATCTGAAAGTAATCAAaaacatatgtatatgtacTAAACAGTAAcatattacataaaaaaaaataaaataaatgcaaagcAGATTTTCCTACAAAGTAAATCCTGACCTGTTTtgttgattagttgattacTTTGACATCAACCGCTTGCACTCATAAGATAAAGAAAAGGGGTACAGAAATAACTATAGTTGCTTTGGTACAAAGACAACAATGGCACTCATTCCTCTCCTTACAAAACAAAGTACATGTTCTGATCTGTGTGGCACTTTGAACAACACAGCAAACATCCACCACACAACTTACAACAATGTAATTAACTATAAACACATCAGTGCACCCAAAAATACGCAAACCGCTTCTGCAGGAAGTAAATGCGAGTGCAGAGAACCGTTTAAATGAAACCATCGGcacacatatttatttaaaaagcaaaacCCTCGTTCGGATCCATAGGTTTGAATCTGAGTCCTTCAATAAGCTGGAGGCTGGTATTCTCCCGGCTGCTCCTGGTTGTGGGAGAAAGGCGACTGCTGGTAGCCCGTGGGACCGCTGCTGCTGGCGTATGGAGTGGGCGGGTATGGAGTACTGTGGTCGTTGGCTGGGTCTCTGTACTCCTGGTCAAATTCATTGACGCCTTGGCGATACCTTCCAAGTGCAAAGAAGGACAAGAGACCCTGTTGAGTGAAGTTTAGAGTTAGTGAATGGAGCTTTTACACAAATCTCTGGCAAATTTTCAACCAGCTGAGTTCATGTGTTATCATAGGATTTTGTTAGTCAAATGCTGGCCACGCACGGAATGGATGAAAGGCTCACCCAGGTGATGATcgagaagaaggagaaggcCACGATGGCCCGGGCGGCATCAGGAGCGACAGCAGTCCCCATGTTTTCGGTTTTGGACCACTGGTTGGCCAGGACACAGAAGCAGATGAACCACAGGAACGTCCAAGCCGCTGTCCCCAgatgaaaatgatttaaaaaaaaaaaaagataaataaaaattgtCTGGTTTAAGATGAAATACAGTATgacgacagcattaacttcaaCAAGGCTGCACATTTCCCGTTTTTGGGCACAGTTCCTGTTTTCTAGTATGAGCAGTCTACAGTGAAACCTGACTCTCACCTGAAAAGACCAAATCTcctaaaacaatacattttctctctttgGCATTGCTGATCTGCGGGAAGTAGGCGTCCAGCAtgaggaagacaacacaagccaAGAAGGCCAGGACTCCAATTCCGACCCCGTAGCTACAGGCGCTGTCGTTTTTGTTGAATATGCATTTCATATCGGACTCCTTTGTTGTGTTAACGTAGCCTTCTGCTATGATGGTTGCAAAGACCACAATGGAGAATAACTGCAAAGAAGAGACACACAGGGTTAATGCCAGGGGGAAGGAGTGAAACATGTTTTAGGTTAAGCAACTGCAGGGGCCATGTGATTCTCATCACATGACAAGAAAG
It encodes:
- the syngr2a gene encoding synaptogyrin-2a; the protein is MQSSAYGASLAGGAFDLVHFVKQPQTILRFLSWLFSIVVFATIIAEGYVNTTKESDMKCIFNKNDSACSYGVGIGVLAFLACVVFLMLDAYFPQISNAKERKCIVLGDLVFSAAWTFLWFICFCVLANQWSKTENMGTAVAPDAARAIVAFSFFSIITWGLLSFFALGRYRQGVNEFDQEYRDPANDHSTPYPPTPYASSSGPTGYQQSPFSHNQEQPGEYQPPAY